The following proteins come from a genomic window of Megalobrama amblycephala isolate DHTTF-2021 linkage group LG1, ASM1881202v1, whole genome shotgun sequence:
- the fahd1 gene encoding acylpyruvase FAHD1, mitochondrial: MSARNIARFWEWGRKIICVGRNYADHAKELKNAIPSEPVLFLKPPSAYIREGSPILVPFYTSNLHHEVELGVVIGKGGTAIPQSSAMDHVAGYVLCLDMTARDIQDECKSKGLPWTLAKAFNTSCPISDFIPKEKIPDPGSINLWLKVNNILKQNGSTSQMIFSIPYLINYISEIISLEEGDLILTGTPKGVSSVQEHDELQAGIDGIVTMTFTVDRKT, from the coding sequence ATGAGCGCAAGGAATATTGCTCGCTTTTGGGAATGGGGAAGGAAAATAATATGCGTCGGGAGAAACTATGCAGATCACGCAAAAGAACTCAAAAACGCAATTCCCAGCGAACCTGTGCTTTTCCTGAAGCCCCCGTCTGCTTACATTAGGGAAGGGTCTCCTATTCTGGTCCCCTTCTACACCAGCAATCTCCACCATGAAGTTGAGCTCGGGGTGGTCATTGGTAAAGGAGGAACTGCTATTCCTCAGTCTTCAGCCATGGACCATGTGGCTGGATACGTGTTATGCCTGGACATGACAGCTCGGGACATTCAGGACGAGTGCAAGTCCAAAGGTCTTCCATGGACCCTGGCCAAAGCTTTCAACACCTCATGCCCCATAAGTGACTTCATTCCCAAGGAGAAGATCCCAGACCCTGGGAGCATCAATCTGTGGTTGAAGGTGAACAATATCCTGAAACAGAATGGAAGCACATCCCAGATGATCTTTTCTATCCCATATCTCATAAACTACATCAGTGAGATCATCTCTTTGGAAGAAGGTGATCTCATTCTCACTGGGACCCCTAAAGGAGTGTCAAGCGTCCAGGAACATGACGAACTTCAAGCTGGGATTGATGGCATTGTGACTATGACATTTACAGTTGATAGAAAAACATGA